In Zingiber officinale cultivar Zhangliang chromosome 6A, Zo_v1.1, whole genome shotgun sequence, a single genomic region encodes these proteins:
- the LOC121993928 gene encoding 60S acidic ribosomal protein P2A-like, with product MKVVAAYLLAVLGGNSSPSSDDLVSILESVGAESDVKRINLFLSEVKGKDITELIASGREKFASVPTGGAVSAVAVAAPGGGAGAAPAAEEPKKEEKVEEKEESDDDMGFSLFD from the exons ATGAAGGTGGTGGCGGCTTATCTCCTTGCTGTCCTCGGCGGAAACTCGAGCCCGTCTTCGGATGATCTCGTATCCATCCTTGAATCAG TCGGAGCGGAATCAGATGTCAAGAGGATCAACCTATTTCTCTCTGAAGTCAAGGGCAAGGACATCACGGAGCTGATCGCTTCAGGGCGGGAGAAGTTCGCCTCTGTTCCAACCGGTGGCGCGGTGTCTGCTGTGGCGGTTGCTGCCCCTGGAGGAGGCGCGGGAGCTGCTCCGGCGGCAGAGGAGCCTAAGAAGGAAGAGAAGGTGGAGGAGAAAGAGGAATCTGACGAT GATATGGGCTTCAGCTTGTTCGATTAA
- the LOC121994788 gene encoding uncharacterized protein LOC121994788 encodes MHWQSTLPLPPALEEFHMDLPFTSPSPYRGRPAAFRFTPTPAEEDSPGDRHDPVPTEPVPEPPPAPPSSDAGPSQPSSSARHHYRTTIPSEAALARQHDTPTSILMMRGCLGSLWAESMSQMDSASPLVQMDRFSKSWAKTHAESLVLNQSFHALHHESKELRERVSELELQLNDPTQASYALRAEVQALTNQTNRQKRSLVQVKDELQDLKEERAASKAGYQQQLAHQAQEIQSKDTLLQERNKKLEVQAAQLETQAAELRALKAELSQSRAALTGVSTALAVYREGESDRCL; translated from the exons ATGCACTGGCAATCTACTCTGCCTCTACCCCCGGCATTGGAAGAGTTCCATATGGACCTCCCCTTTA CCTCTCCCAGCCCTTACAGGGGAAGACCAGCTGCATTCCGCTTTACCCCCACTCCTGCTGAGGAAGACAGCCCAGGCGATCGTCATGACCCCGTGCCAACTGAGCCCGTTCCCGAGCCACCTCCTGCTCCTCCTAGTTCTGacgccggcccttctcaaccttcctcctccgCCCGCCATCATTACAGGACCACTATCCCCTCTGAAGCTGCTCTAGCTCGTCAACACGACACCCCCACGAGCATTCTGATGATGAGAGGCTGCCTCGGCAGTTTGTGGGCGGAGAGCATGAGTCAAATGGATAGCGCGTCGCCATTAGTTcagatggataggttctcgaagtcctgggctaaa actcatgcagaatctttGGTGCTAAACCAATCCTTCCACGccctccatcatgaaagcaaagaactccgaGAGAGAGTCTCTGAATTAGAGCTGCAACTGAATGACCCAACCCAAGCTAGTTATGCATTGCGAGCAGAAGTCCAAGCCTTAACCAACCAGACCAATCGACAGAAAAGGTCCCTGGTGCAGGTCAAAGATGAGCTCCAAGATTTGAAGGAGGAGAGAGCTGCATCTAAGGCAGGGTATCAGCAACAATTAGCCCACCAGGCTCAGGAAATACAGTCCAAGGATACCCTTCTGCAAGAGAGGAACAAGAAATTGGAGGTTCAGGCAGCTCAACTGGAAACTCAAGCAGCTGAACTGAGGGCTCTGAAAGCAGAACTATCCCAGTCTCGAGCGGCTCTGACGGGAGTATCCACGGCCTTGGCGGTCTATCGGGAAGGAGAGAGTGATCGTTGCCTTTAA